A DNA window from Vigna angularis cultivar LongXiaoDou No.4 chromosome 1, ASM1680809v1, whole genome shotgun sequence contains the following coding sequences:
- the LOC108338536 gene encoding diacylglycerol O-acyltransferase 1A isoform X1, translating to MAIADQPETIATAIEHSTVRRRPTATSAGGLYNSPESTDSSGEDLVKDSGSDDFMDTVDSGVGYSQPPQKHDDKTSVLDFAYRPSVPAHRKVRESPLSSDSIFHQLQSHAGLFNLCIVVLVAVNSRLIIENLMKYGFLIKSGFWFSSYSLSDWPLFMCCLSLVIFPFTAFLVEKLAQRKCIPESVVVLLHIIITSASVLYPILVILRCDSAFLSGVTLMLLSCVVWLKLVSYAHTNYDMRQLTKSIEKGEAVPNTVNMDYPYSVSFKSLAYFMVAPTLCYQQSYPRTPYIRKGWVFRQLVKLIIFTGVMGFIIEQYINPIVQNSQHPFKGDLLYAIERVLKLSVPNLYVWLCMFYCFFHLWLNILAELLRFGDREFYKDWWNAKTVEDYWRMWNMPVHKWMIRHLYFPCLRHGIPKAVALLIAFLVSALFHELCIAVPCHIFKLWAFGGIMFQVPLVLITHHLQNKFRNSMVGNMIFWFIFSILGQPMCVLLYYHDLMNRKIKLDQS from the exons atggCGATTGCTGATCAGCCTGAGACCATAGCCACTGCTATCGAGCATTCTACCGTGCGCCGGAGGCCCACCGCCACCTCCGCTGGTGGTCTCTACAATTCGCCGGAGTCCACCGACAGCTCCGGCGAAGACTTGGTCAAGGATTCCGGTTCCGATGACTTCATGGACACCGTGGACAGCGGGGTCGGCTATTCACAACCACCACAAAAGCATGACGATAAAACCTCCGTCCTCGACTTCGCTTACCGGCCTTCGGTCCCCGCTCACCGTAAAGTCAGGGAAAGTCCTCTCAGTTCCGACAGCATTTTCCATCAG CTGCAGAGTCATGCGGGCCTCTTCAACCTCTGTATCGTAGTACTTGTTGCAGTAAATAGCAGACTCATCATCGAGAATCTAATGAAG TATGGCTTTTTGATCAAGTCTGGCTTTTGGTTTAGTTCATATTCATTGAGTGACTGGCCCCTTTTCATGTGTTG CCTTTCTCTTGTGATATTTCCTTTTACTGCGTTTTTAGTGGAGAAGTTGGCACAACGGAAGTGTATACCTGAATCA GTCGTTGTTCTACTTCATATAATCATTACCTCAGCTTCAGTTTTGTATCCAATTTTAGTAATTCTCAG GTGTGATTCTGCTTTTCTATCGGGTGTCACTTTAATGCTACTTTCTTGCGTTGTCTGGTTAAAATTGGTGTCTTATGCACATACGAACTATGATATGAGACAACTTACCAAATCAATTGAAAAG GGAGAAGCAGTACCCAATACTGTGAATATGGACTATCCTTACAGTGTGAGCTTCAAGAGCTTGGCATACTTCATGGTTGCTCCTACATTATGTTACCAG CAAAGCTATCCTCGCACACCTTATATTCGAAAGGGTTGGGTGTTTCGTCAACTTGTCAAGCTGATAATATTTACAGGAGTTATGGGTTTTATTATTGAACAA TACATTAATCCTATTGTACAGAATTCACAGCATCCTTTTAAGGGAGACCTTCTTTATGCCATCGAAAGAGTTCTGAAGCTTTCTGTTCCAAATTTATATGTGTGGCTCTGCATGTTCTATTGCTTTTTTCACCTTTG GTTAAATATACTGGCAGAGCTTCTTCGATTTGGTGATCGTGAATTCTACAAGGACTGGTGGAATGCCAAAACTGTTGAAGAT TATTGGAGAATGTGGAATATG CCTGTTCACAAATGGATGATCCGCCACCTATATTTCCCGTGTTTAAGGCATGGTATACCAAAG GCCGTTGCTCTTTTAATTGCCTTCCTGGTTTCTGCTTTATTCCATGAG CTGTGCATTGCTGTTCCTTGCCACATATTCAAATTGTGGGCTTTCGGTGGAATTATGTTTCAG GTTCCTTTGGTCTTGATCACTCATCATCTGCAAAATAAATTCAGAAACTCAATG GTTGGAAATATGATTTTTTGGTTCATATTCAGTATCCTTGGACAACCTATGTGTGTACTGCTCTACTACCACGACTTGATGAATAGGAAAATCAAACTTGACCAGAGCTAG
- the LOC108338536 gene encoding diacylglycerol O-acyltransferase 1A isoform X2 translates to MAIADQPETIATAIEHSTVRRRPTATSAGGLYNSPESTDSSGEDLVKDSGSDDFMDTVDSGVGYSQPPQKHDDKTSVLDFAYRPSVPAHRKVRESPLSSDSIFHQSHAGLFNLCIVVLVAVNSRLIIENLMKYGFLIKSGFWFSSYSLSDWPLFMCCLSLVIFPFTAFLVEKLAQRKCIPESVVVLLHIIITSASVLYPILVILRCDSAFLSGVTLMLLSCVVWLKLVSYAHTNYDMRQLTKSIEKGEAVPNTVNMDYPYSVSFKSLAYFMVAPTLCYQQSYPRTPYIRKGWVFRQLVKLIIFTGVMGFIIEQYINPIVQNSQHPFKGDLLYAIERVLKLSVPNLYVWLCMFYCFFHLWLNILAELLRFGDREFYKDWWNAKTVEDYWRMWNMPVHKWMIRHLYFPCLRHGIPKAVALLIAFLVSALFHELCIAVPCHIFKLWAFGGIMFQVPLVLITHHLQNKFRNSMVGNMIFWFIFSILGQPMCVLLYYHDLMNRKIKLDQS, encoded by the exons atggCGATTGCTGATCAGCCTGAGACCATAGCCACTGCTATCGAGCATTCTACCGTGCGCCGGAGGCCCACCGCCACCTCCGCTGGTGGTCTCTACAATTCGCCGGAGTCCACCGACAGCTCCGGCGAAGACTTGGTCAAGGATTCCGGTTCCGATGACTTCATGGACACCGTGGACAGCGGGGTCGGCTATTCACAACCACCACAAAAGCATGACGATAAAACCTCCGTCCTCGACTTCGCTTACCGGCCTTCGGTCCCCGCTCACCGTAAAGTCAGGGAAAGTCCTCTCAGTTCCGACAGCATTTTCCATCAG AGTCATGCGGGCCTCTTCAACCTCTGTATCGTAGTACTTGTTGCAGTAAATAGCAGACTCATCATCGAGAATCTAATGAAG TATGGCTTTTTGATCAAGTCTGGCTTTTGGTTTAGTTCATATTCATTGAGTGACTGGCCCCTTTTCATGTGTTG CCTTTCTCTTGTGATATTTCCTTTTACTGCGTTTTTAGTGGAGAAGTTGGCACAACGGAAGTGTATACCTGAATCA GTCGTTGTTCTACTTCATATAATCATTACCTCAGCTTCAGTTTTGTATCCAATTTTAGTAATTCTCAG GTGTGATTCTGCTTTTCTATCGGGTGTCACTTTAATGCTACTTTCTTGCGTTGTCTGGTTAAAATTGGTGTCTTATGCACATACGAACTATGATATGAGACAACTTACCAAATCAATTGAAAAG GGAGAAGCAGTACCCAATACTGTGAATATGGACTATCCTTACAGTGTGAGCTTCAAGAGCTTGGCATACTTCATGGTTGCTCCTACATTATGTTACCAG CAAAGCTATCCTCGCACACCTTATATTCGAAAGGGTTGGGTGTTTCGTCAACTTGTCAAGCTGATAATATTTACAGGAGTTATGGGTTTTATTATTGAACAA TACATTAATCCTATTGTACAGAATTCACAGCATCCTTTTAAGGGAGACCTTCTTTATGCCATCGAAAGAGTTCTGAAGCTTTCTGTTCCAAATTTATATGTGTGGCTCTGCATGTTCTATTGCTTTTTTCACCTTTG GTTAAATATACTGGCAGAGCTTCTTCGATTTGGTGATCGTGAATTCTACAAGGACTGGTGGAATGCCAAAACTGTTGAAGAT TATTGGAGAATGTGGAATATG CCTGTTCACAAATGGATGATCCGCCACCTATATTTCCCGTGTTTAAGGCATGGTATACCAAAG GCCGTTGCTCTTTTAATTGCCTTCCTGGTTTCTGCTTTATTCCATGAG CTGTGCATTGCTGTTCCTTGCCACATATTCAAATTGTGGGCTTTCGGTGGAATTATGTTTCAG GTTCCTTTGGTCTTGATCACTCATCATCTGCAAAATAAATTCAGAAACTCAATG GTTGGAAATATGATTTTTTGGTTCATATTCAGTATCCTTGGACAACCTATGTGTGTACTGCTCTACTACCACGACTTGATGAATAGGAAAATCAAACTTGACCAGAGCTAG
- the LOC108338536 gene encoding diacylglycerol O-acyltransferase 1A isoform X6: protein MAIADQPETIATAIEHSTVRRRPTATSAGGLYNSPESTDSSGEDLVKDSGSDDFMDTVDSGVGYSQPPQKHDDKTSVLDFAYRPSVPAHRKVRESPLSSDSIFHQLQSHAGLFNLCIVVLVAVNSRLIIENLMKYGFLIKSGFWFSSYSLSDWPLFMCCLSLVIFPFTAFLVEKLAQRKCIPESVVVLLHIIITSASVLYPILVILRCDSAFLSGVTLMLLSCVVWLKLVSYAHTNYDMRQLTKSIEKGEAVPNTVNMDYPYSVSFKSLAYFMVAPTLCYQQSYPRTPYIRKGWVFRQLVKLIIFTGVMGFIIEQYINPIVQNSQHPFKGDLLYAIERVLKLSVPNLYVWLCMFYCFFHLWLNILAELLRFGDREFYKDWWNAKTVEDYWRMWNMPVHKWMIRHLYFPCLRHGIPKLCIAVPCHIFKLWAFGGIMFQ from the exons atggCGATTGCTGATCAGCCTGAGACCATAGCCACTGCTATCGAGCATTCTACCGTGCGCCGGAGGCCCACCGCCACCTCCGCTGGTGGTCTCTACAATTCGCCGGAGTCCACCGACAGCTCCGGCGAAGACTTGGTCAAGGATTCCGGTTCCGATGACTTCATGGACACCGTGGACAGCGGGGTCGGCTATTCACAACCACCACAAAAGCATGACGATAAAACCTCCGTCCTCGACTTCGCTTACCGGCCTTCGGTCCCCGCTCACCGTAAAGTCAGGGAAAGTCCTCTCAGTTCCGACAGCATTTTCCATCAG CTGCAGAGTCATGCGGGCCTCTTCAACCTCTGTATCGTAGTACTTGTTGCAGTAAATAGCAGACTCATCATCGAGAATCTAATGAAG TATGGCTTTTTGATCAAGTCTGGCTTTTGGTTTAGTTCATATTCATTGAGTGACTGGCCCCTTTTCATGTGTTG CCTTTCTCTTGTGATATTTCCTTTTACTGCGTTTTTAGTGGAGAAGTTGGCACAACGGAAGTGTATACCTGAATCA GTCGTTGTTCTACTTCATATAATCATTACCTCAGCTTCAGTTTTGTATCCAATTTTAGTAATTCTCAG GTGTGATTCTGCTTTTCTATCGGGTGTCACTTTAATGCTACTTTCTTGCGTTGTCTGGTTAAAATTGGTGTCTTATGCACATACGAACTATGATATGAGACAACTTACCAAATCAATTGAAAAG GGAGAAGCAGTACCCAATACTGTGAATATGGACTATCCTTACAGTGTGAGCTTCAAGAGCTTGGCATACTTCATGGTTGCTCCTACATTATGTTACCAG CAAAGCTATCCTCGCACACCTTATATTCGAAAGGGTTGGGTGTTTCGTCAACTTGTCAAGCTGATAATATTTACAGGAGTTATGGGTTTTATTATTGAACAA TACATTAATCCTATTGTACAGAATTCACAGCATCCTTTTAAGGGAGACCTTCTTTATGCCATCGAAAGAGTTCTGAAGCTTTCTGTTCCAAATTTATATGTGTGGCTCTGCATGTTCTATTGCTTTTTTCACCTTTG GTTAAATATACTGGCAGAGCTTCTTCGATTTGGTGATCGTGAATTCTACAAGGACTGGTGGAATGCCAAAACTGTTGAAGAT TATTGGAGAATGTGGAATATG CCTGTTCACAAATGGATGATCCGCCACCTATATTTCCCGTGTTTAAGGCATGGTATACCAAAG CTGTGCATTGCTGTTCCTTGCCACATATTCAAATTGTGGGCTTTCGGTGGAATTATGTTTCAG TAA
- the LOC108338536 gene encoding diacylglycerol O-acyltransferase 1A isoform X5, which translates to MAIADQPETIATAIEHSTVRRRPTATSAGGLYNSPESTDSSGEDLVKDSGSDDFMDTVDSGVGYSQPPQKHDDKTSVLDFAYRPSVPAHRKVRESPLSSDSIFHQLQSHAGLFNLCIVVLVAVNSRLIIENLMKYGFLIKSGFWFSSYSLSDWPLFMCCLSLVIFPFTAFLVEKLAQRKCIPESVVVLLHIIITSASVLYPILVILRCDSAFLSGVTLMLLSCVVWLKLVSYAHTNYDMRQLTKSIEKGEAVPNTVNMDYPYSVSFKSLAYFMVAPTLCYQQSYPRTPYIRKGWVFRQLVKLIIFTGVMGFIIEQYINPIVQNSQHPFKGDLLYAIERVLKLSVPNLYVWLCMFYCFFHLWLNILAELLRFGDREFYKDWWNAKTVEDYWRMWNMPVHKWMIRHLYFPCLRHGIPKINDSGMHNDDSHEQEFQRNSIKYNHV; encoded by the exons atggCGATTGCTGATCAGCCTGAGACCATAGCCACTGCTATCGAGCATTCTACCGTGCGCCGGAGGCCCACCGCCACCTCCGCTGGTGGTCTCTACAATTCGCCGGAGTCCACCGACAGCTCCGGCGAAGACTTGGTCAAGGATTCCGGTTCCGATGACTTCATGGACACCGTGGACAGCGGGGTCGGCTATTCACAACCACCACAAAAGCATGACGATAAAACCTCCGTCCTCGACTTCGCTTACCGGCCTTCGGTCCCCGCTCACCGTAAAGTCAGGGAAAGTCCTCTCAGTTCCGACAGCATTTTCCATCAG CTGCAGAGTCATGCGGGCCTCTTCAACCTCTGTATCGTAGTACTTGTTGCAGTAAATAGCAGACTCATCATCGAGAATCTAATGAAG TATGGCTTTTTGATCAAGTCTGGCTTTTGGTTTAGTTCATATTCATTGAGTGACTGGCCCCTTTTCATGTGTTG CCTTTCTCTTGTGATATTTCCTTTTACTGCGTTTTTAGTGGAGAAGTTGGCACAACGGAAGTGTATACCTGAATCA GTCGTTGTTCTACTTCATATAATCATTACCTCAGCTTCAGTTTTGTATCCAATTTTAGTAATTCTCAG GTGTGATTCTGCTTTTCTATCGGGTGTCACTTTAATGCTACTTTCTTGCGTTGTCTGGTTAAAATTGGTGTCTTATGCACATACGAACTATGATATGAGACAACTTACCAAATCAATTGAAAAG GGAGAAGCAGTACCCAATACTGTGAATATGGACTATCCTTACAGTGTGAGCTTCAAGAGCTTGGCATACTTCATGGTTGCTCCTACATTATGTTACCAG CAAAGCTATCCTCGCACACCTTATATTCGAAAGGGTTGGGTGTTTCGTCAACTTGTCAAGCTGATAATATTTACAGGAGTTATGGGTTTTATTATTGAACAA TACATTAATCCTATTGTACAGAATTCACAGCATCCTTTTAAGGGAGACCTTCTTTATGCCATCGAAAGAGTTCTGAAGCTTTCTGTTCCAAATTTATATGTGTGGCTCTGCATGTTCTATTGCTTTTTTCACCTTTG GTTAAATATACTGGCAGAGCTTCTTCGATTTGGTGATCGTGAATTCTACAAGGACTGGTGGAATGCCAAAACTGTTGAAGAT TATTGGAGAATGTGGAATATG CCTGTTCACAAATGGATGATCCGCCACCTATATTTCCCGTGTTTAAGGCATGGTATACCAAAG ATAAATGACTCTGGAATGCATAACGATGACTCACATGAACAAGAATTTCAAAGGAACTCCATTAAATATAATCATGTTTAA
- the LOC108338536 gene encoding diacylglycerol O-acyltransferase 1A isoform X4 — MAIADQPETIATAIEHSTVRRRPTATSAGGLYNSPESTDSSGEDLVKDSGSDDFMDTVDSGVGYSQPPQKHDDKTSVLDFAYRPSVPAHRKVRESPLSSDSIFHQLQSHAGLFNLCIVVLVAVNSRLIIENLMKYGFLIKSGFWFSSYSLSDWPLFMCCLSLVIFPFTAFLVEKLAQRKCIPESVVVLLHIIITSASVLYPILVILRCDSAFLSGVTLMLLSCVVWLKLVSYAHTNYDMRQLTKSIEKGEAVPNTVNMDYPYSVSFKSLAYFMVAPTLCYQQSYPRTPYIRKGWVFRQLVKLIIFTGVMGFIIEQYINPIVQNSQHPFKGDLLYAIERVLKLSVPNLYVWLCMFYCFFHLWLNILAELLRFGDREFYKDWWNAKTVEDYWRMWNMPVHKWMIRHLYFPCLRHGIPKAVALLIAFLVSALFHELCIAVPCHIFKLWAFGGIMFQ; from the exons atggCGATTGCTGATCAGCCTGAGACCATAGCCACTGCTATCGAGCATTCTACCGTGCGCCGGAGGCCCACCGCCACCTCCGCTGGTGGTCTCTACAATTCGCCGGAGTCCACCGACAGCTCCGGCGAAGACTTGGTCAAGGATTCCGGTTCCGATGACTTCATGGACACCGTGGACAGCGGGGTCGGCTATTCACAACCACCACAAAAGCATGACGATAAAACCTCCGTCCTCGACTTCGCTTACCGGCCTTCGGTCCCCGCTCACCGTAAAGTCAGGGAAAGTCCTCTCAGTTCCGACAGCATTTTCCATCAG CTGCAGAGTCATGCGGGCCTCTTCAACCTCTGTATCGTAGTACTTGTTGCAGTAAATAGCAGACTCATCATCGAGAATCTAATGAAG TATGGCTTTTTGATCAAGTCTGGCTTTTGGTTTAGTTCATATTCATTGAGTGACTGGCCCCTTTTCATGTGTTG CCTTTCTCTTGTGATATTTCCTTTTACTGCGTTTTTAGTGGAGAAGTTGGCACAACGGAAGTGTATACCTGAATCA GTCGTTGTTCTACTTCATATAATCATTACCTCAGCTTCAGTTTTGTATCCAATTTTAGTAATTCTCAG GTGTGATTCTGCTTTTCTATCGGGTGTCACTTTAATGCTACTTTCTTGCGTTGTCTGGTTAAAATTGGTGTCTTATGCACATACGAACTATGATATGAGACAACTTACCAAATCAATTGAAAAG GGAGAAGCAGTACCCAATACTGTGAATATGGACTATCCTTACAGTGTGAGCTTCAAGAGCTTGGCATACTTCATGGTTGCTCCTACATTATGTTACCAG CAAAGCTATCCTCGCACACCTTATATTCGAAAGGGTTGGGTGTTTCGTCAACTTGTCAAGCTGATAATATTTACAGGAGTTATGGGTTTTATTATTGAACAA TACATTAATCCTATTGTACAGAATTCACAGCATCCTTTTAAGGGAGACCTTCTTTATGCCATCGAAAGAGTTCTGAAGCTTTCTGTTCCAAATTTATATGTGTGGCTCTGCATGTTCTATTGCTTTTTTCACCTTTG GTTAAATATACTGGCAGAGCTTCTTCGATTTGGTGATCGTGAATTCTACAAGGACTGGTGGAATGCCAAAACTGTTGAAGAT TATTGGAGAATGTGGAATATG CCTGTTCACAAATGGATGATCCGCCACCTATATTTCCCGTGTTTAAGGCATGGTATACCAAAG GCCGTTGCTCTTTTAATTGCCTTCCTGGTTTCTGCTTTATTCCATGAG CTGTGCATTGCTGTTCCTTGCCACATATTCAAATTGTGGGCTTTCGGTGGAATTATGTTTCAG TAA
- the LOC108338536 gene encoding diacylglycerol O-acyltransferase 1A isoform X3, whose amino-acid sequence MAIADQPETIATAIEHSTVRRRPTATSAGGLYNSPESTDSSGEDLVKDSGSDDFMDTVDSGVGYSQPPQKHDDKTSVLDFAYRPSVPAHRKVRESPLSSDSIFHQLQSHAGLFNLCIVVLVAVNSRLIIENLMKYGFLIKSGFWFSSYSLSDWPLFMCCLSLVIFPFTAFLVEKLAQRKCIPESVVVLLHIIITSASVLYPILVILRCDSAFLSGVTLMLLSCVVWLKLVSYAHTNYDMRQLTKSIEKGEAVPNTVNMDYPYSVSFKSLAYFMVAPTLCYQQSYPRTPYIRKGWVFRQLVKLIIFTGVMGFIIEQYINPIVQNSQHPFKGDLLYAIERVLKLSVPNLYVWLCMFYCFFHLWLNILAELLRFGDREFYKDWWNAKTVEDYWRMWNMPVHKWMIRHLYFPCLRHGIPKLCIAVPCHIFKLWAFGGIMFQVPLVLITHHLQNKFRNSMVGNMIFWFIFSILGQPMCVLLYYHDLMNRKIKLDQS is encoded by the exons atggCGATTGCTGATCAGCCTGAGACCATAGCCACTGCTATCGAGCATTCTACCGTGCGCCGGAGGCCCACCGCCACCTCCGCTGGTGGTCTCTACAATTCGCCGGAGTCCACCGACAGCTCCGGCGAAGACTTGGTCAAGGATTCCGGTTCCGATGACTTCATGGACACCGTGGACAGCGGGGTCGGCTATTCACAACCACCACAAAAGCATGACGATAAAACCTCCGTCCTCGACTTCGCTTACCGGCCTTCGGTCCCCGCTCACCGTAAAGTCAGGGAAAGTCCTCTCAGTTCCGACAGCATTTTCCATCAG CTGCAGAGTCATGCGGGCCTCTTCAACCTCTGTATCGTAGTACTTGTTGCAGTAAATAGCAGACTCATCATCGAGAATCTAATGAAG TATGGCTTTTTGATCAAGTCTGGCTTTTGGTTTAGTTCATATTCATTGAGTGACTGGCCCCTTTTCATGTGTTG CCTTTCTCTTGTGATATTTCCTTTTACTGCGTTTTTAGTGGAGAAGTTGGCACAACGGAAGTGTATACCTGAATCA GTCGTTGTTCTACTTCATATAATCATTACCTCAGCTTCAGTTTTGTATCCAATTTTAGTAATTCTCAG GTGTGATTCTGCTTTTCTATCGGGTGTCACTTTAATGCTACTTTCTTGCGTTGTCTGGTTAAAATTGGTGTCTTATGCACATACGAACTATGATATGAGACAACTTACCAAATCAATTGAAAAG GGAGAAGCAGTACCCAATACTGTGAATATGGACTATCCTTACAGTGTGAGCTTCAAGAGCTTGGCATACTTCATGGTTGCTCCTACATTATGTTACCAG CAAAGCTATCCTCGCACACCTTATATTCGAAAGGGTTGGGTGTTTCGTCAACTTGTCAAGCTGATAATATTTACAGGAGTTATGGGTTTTATTATTGAACAA TACATTAATCCTATTGTACAGAATTCACAGCATCCTTTTAAGGGAGACCTTCTTTATGCCATCGAAAGAGTTCTGAAGCTTTCTGTTCCAAATTTATATGTGTGGCTCTGCATGTTCTATTGCTTTTTTCACCTTTG GTTAAATATACTGGCAGAGCTTCTTCGATTTGGTGATCGTGAATTCTACAAGGACTGGTGGAATGCCAAAACTGTTGAAGAT TATTGGAGAATGTGGAATATG CCTGTTCACAAATGGATGATCCGCCACCTATATTTCCCGTGTTTAAGGCATGGTATACCAAAG CTGTGCATTGCTGTTCCTTGCCACATATTCAAATTGTGGGCTTTCGGTGGAATTATGTTTCAG GTTCCTTTGGTCTTGATCACTCATCATCTGCAAAATAAATTCAGAAACTCAATG GTTGGAAATATGATTTTTTGGTTCATATTCAGTATCCTTGGACAACCTATGTGTGTACTGCTCTACTACCACGACTTGATGAATAGGAAAATCAAACTTGACCAGAGCTAG
- the LOC108337509 gene encoding uncharacterized protein LOC108337509, protein MEDFRSKSYGDGRMQIEPYHGTGMQDLRCYSASYASSVHPTQTQTQTTNNNINDAKFKKGKSTNGSTSKSWSFSDPELQRKKRVASYKVYSVEGKLKGSLRKSFKWLKDRCNRVVYGW, encoded by the coding sequence ATGGAAGACTTCAGATCCAAATCCTACGGTGACGGCAGGATGCAGATTGAGCCCTACCATGGAACTGGCATGCAAGATCTCCGCTGCTACAGCGCCTCCTACGCCTCTTCCGTGCACCCaacccaaacccaaacccaaacaacaaacaacaacatcAACGATGCCAAGTTCAAGAAGGGGAAATCCACAAACGGGTCCACATCGAAAAGTTGGAGCTTCAGTGACCCCGAGTTGCAGCGTAAAAAGAGGGTCGCCAGCTACAAGGTGTATTCTGTGGAAGGAAAACTGAAAGGGTCTCTTAGGAAGAGTTTTAAATGGCTCAAGGACAGGTGCAACAGAGTTGTCTATGGCTGGTAA
- the LOC128194635 gene encoding uncharacterized protein LOC128194635, translating into MANMVQSNLPVFDGKDYDDWCVKMEAILGYQEVDEVVKQGVKEMKEDDTAAAKKLQKEERRLDCKARMLLHQCVSPTIFQKISKASTAKEAWDILQEGYGNTGKVKKVRLQALQRQYELLGMGTEETVIEYMGRIQNLINDMRACRKIVKDRKLIEKVLRTLTPQYDHIVITIEECKDLDSLKIEELQNSLVAHEQRLLERKNVEKAAAIQATEQALQARTKQNYKNRGRGRGRSRGRGGRNGGRNTTYSEQNDEENGEDGGSRGGRCPRGRGGKAQINGTYSVTFARSMVTILMIAGTTNQPRRVKVMILQIWHRMPMTVNQN; encoded by the coding sequence ATGGCAAACATGGTTCAGAGCAATCTTCCAGTCTTCGATGGAAAAGACTATGATGACTGGTGCGTTAAGATGGAGGCGATTCTAGGGTATCAAGAGGTTGATGAAGTCGTGAAACAGGGAgttaaagaaatgaaagaagacGATACAGCAGCAGCGAAGAAACTTCAAAAGGAAGAACGTCGCCTGGATTGCAAAGCCAGAATGCTTCTTCATCAATGCGTTTCTCCAACCATTTTTCAAAAGATCTCTAAAGCGTCCACTGCCAAGGAAGCCTGGGATATTCTCCAAGAAGGTTATGGGAATACGGGAAAAGTAAAAAAGGTGCGACTACAAGCGTTACAGCGTCAATATGAACTTCTGGGCATGGGGACGGAAGAAACCGTGATAGAATACATGGGCAGAATCCAGAATCTCATCAATGATATGAGGGCCTGTAGAAAAATTGTTAAGGatagaaaattaattgaaaaagttTTGCGTACTCTAACCCCGCAGTATGATCACATTGTAATCACCATTGAAGAGTGTAAAGACCTCGACTCGTTGAAAATAGAAGAATTACAGAATTCGCTCGTCGCACATGAACAGAGACTGCTTGAAAGAAAGAATGTTGAGAAAGCAGCTGCGATACAAGCAACGGAGCAAGCTCTTCAAGCAAGAACGAAGCAAAACTACAAGAACCGAGGTAGAGGTCGAGGAAGATCGAGAGGTAGaggtggacgaaatggaggaagaaatACGACATACTCAGAACAGAATGATGAAGAAAACGGAGAAGATGGAGGTAGCAGAGGTGGTAGATGTCCGAGAGGTAGAGGCGGAAAGGCACAGATAAACGGAACATACAGTGTTACATTTGCAAGAAGTATGGTCACTATTCTTATGATTGCTGGCACAACGAATCAACCACGAAGGGTAAAAGTGATGATACTGCAAATCTGGCACAGGATGCCCATGACTGTGAATCAGAATTAG